Proteins from a genomic interval of Burkholderia cepacia GG4:
- a CDS encoding sigma-54-dependent transcriptional regulator — protein MANRLQVIYIEDDALVRRASVQSLQLAGFDVVGFESAEAADKAIVAEAAGVIVSDIRLPGASGLDLLAQCRERVPDVPVILVTGHGDISMAVQAMRDGAYDFIEKPFAAERLIETVRRALERRELVLENHALRRELAGQNIVAPRIIGRSPAIEQVRKLIANVAPTDASVLINGDTGAGKELIARSLHELSPRRDKPFIAVNCGALPEPMFESEMFGYEPGAFTGAAKRRVGKLEYASGGTLFLDEIESMPLALQVKLLRVLQDGVLERLGSNQPIRVNCRVVAAAKGDMSELVAAGTFRRDLLYRLNVVTIALPPLAERREDIVPLFEHFMLDAAVRYGRPAPVLTDRQRASLMQRDWPGNVRELRNAADRFVLGVADMPQEAGANADEAENDQTLKERIEQFERAVIAEALNQTGGAVAATADRLHVGKATLYEKMKRYGLSAKGETER, from the coding sequence ATGGCCAACCGGCTGCAAGTGATCTATATCGAAGACGATGCGCTCGTTCGCCGGGCGAGCGTGCAGAGCCTCCAGCTCGCGGGGTTCGACGTCGTCGGGTTCGAATCGGCCGAAGCGGCCGACAAGGCGATCGTCGCGGAAGCCGCCGGCGTGATCGTCAGCGACATCCGGCTGCCCGGCGCGAGCGGGCTCGACCTGCTCGCGCAGTGCCGCGAGCGGGTCCCCGACGTGCCCGTGATCCTCGTCACCGGCCACGGCGACATCTCGATGGCCGTGCAGGCGATGCGCGACGGCGCGTACGACTTCATCGAAAAGCCGTTCGCGGCCGAGCGGCTGATCGAGACGGTGCGCCGCGCGCTGGAGCGGCGCGAGCTCGTGCTCGAGAACCATGCGCTGCGGCGCGAGCTGGCCGGGCAGAACATCGTCGCGCCGCGCATCATCGGCCGCAGCCCGGCGATCGAGCAGGTGCGCAAGCTGATCGCGAACGTCGCGCCGACCGACGCGTCGGTGCTGATCAACGGCGACACGGGCGCCGGCAAGGAGCTGATCGCGCGCAGCCTGCACGAGCTGTCGCCGCGTCGCGACAAGCCGTTCATCGCGGTGAACTGCGGCGCGCTGCCTGAGCCGATGTTCGAGTCGGAGATGTTCGGCTACGAACCGGGCGCGTTCACGGGCGCGGCGAAGCGCCGCGTCGGCAAGCTCGAATATGCGTCCGGCGGCACGCTGTTCCTCGACGAAATCGAAAGCATGCCGCTCGCGCTGCAGGTGAAGCTGCTGCGCGTGCTGCAGGACGGCGTGCTGGAGCGGCTCGGCTCGAACCAGCCGATCCGCGTGAACTGCCGCGTCGTCGCGGCCGCGAAAGGCGACATGAGCGAGCTCGTCGCGGCCGGCACGTTCCGGCGCGACCTGCTGTACCGGCTCAACGTCGTGACGATCGCGTTGCCGCCGCTCGCCGAGCGCCGCGAGGACATCGTGCCGCTGTTCGAGCACTTCATGCTCGACGCGGCCGTGCGTTACGGGCGGCCGGCTCCCGTGCTGACCGACCGGCAGCGCGCGAGCCTGATGCAGCGCGACTGGCCCGGCAACGTGCGCGAGCTGCGCAACGCGGCTGACCGCTTCGTGCTCGGCGTCGCCGACATGCCGCAGGAAGCCGGCGCGAACGCCGACGAGGCCGAGAACGACCAGACGCTGAAGGAGCGCATCGAGCAGTTCGAGCGCGCGGTGATCGCCGAGGCGCTGAACCAGACGGGCGGCGCGGTCGCCGCGACGGCCGACCGGTTGCATGTCGGCAAGGCGACGCTGTACGAGAAGATGAAGCGCTACGGGCTGTCGGCAAAAGGCGAAACCGAGCGCTGA
- a CDS encoding tyrosine-protein kinase family protein, translating to MSETRFVAFYSFKGGVGRSMTLANVAYHLAKDAKRVLVIDFDLEAPGQIYSDLFRGISVTKGVLELLTSFVSASYTEDDTRKFLHDFDLAQWVAISPIASENDASTSLGTIALLPAGSFEDPLYDQRLADFKWDTFYKQKGRAFIEILKERIRAAGYDYVLLDSRTGLTDIFYVTAFDFADTVVMMSGMNRQNVAGIRKAYELLQSPEALSHYGHRQLLLVASPVPDVPLDDRRRRQNDIRIEWPEAPPFDVYIPYVAELALTERLLSREADDLGQPTPYGQQCADLTSRIVNRTASAPSSGIKPSNPFSIVRRDYISEDDLVRYYVDPGNVTVGALQEFPPVIVTGARGSGKTTLASIFSLDAWHARARADGTVSPRDMPSQIGLYFRIDADILRGFAPSDEESKLNERLFNQYLDLTITQKAIRVLDKVWPLEKWLDEQRFFTRMYSQFGVVPDSGALNKSSFLDFIESQLTLVTLILNNPDRNFNQLVFVQPNALLKILASEVGQSELMRGRYLAISIDEFENFLPFQQRVVNTRLKQTKREDGVTWRLFARSEVFLTSETLAHEQRIEETHDFRSYSLDDVTFDEFEVHVTRVANRHLELSPFFRALGINDIQQLLASMSDEEEAQLLKASGRKLRPLLDWVHRYYPGDEKIISEFVEGEPNFLRAATAVVVMNQGATTVGLKSPPSVIAEFQQDGAASRNWYSNYKRGALFWLCTLYRKNKQYAGTAALLGLSGRNMRYFLDFCNRVVAEWLTTYDSRGVAPLLPILPQIQDQAIRSQALDYQRNVQRTDKSARQLYQLIERLGRVFEAAHKSPKQSEPEINHFSIKETVALSDEKIAELDKYLRDAVFEDVLKQLPGTKQKNLRSARLDAWQLAPRFAPLFDLSTRKKKSLDLTDEDLYIIFSGSDDDWGRLFNRFRNRFNVGEVVANVVTENQESYTIQPKLF from the coding sequence ATGAGTGAAACTAGATTTGTTGCCTTTTATTCGTTCAAAGGCGGCGTCGGTCGAAGCATGACGCTGGCAAATGTCGCTTATCATCTGGCAAAAGATGCGAAGCGGGTTTTGGTTATCGATTTCGACCTCGAGGCGCCTGGGCAGATTTATAGTGACCTATTTCGAGGAATTTCGGTTACGAAGGGCGTTTTAGAGCTTCTGACCTCTTTCGTCAGTGCTTCGTATACTGAAGATGACACGAGGAAATTTCTGCACGACTTCGACCTTGCTCAATGGGTGGCAATAAGCCCTATCGCTTCGGAGAACGACGCGTCGACATCGTTGGGCACAATTGCGTTACTGCCAGCGGGGAGCTTTGAGGATCCGTTATACGACCAACGTTTGGCGGATTTCAAATGGGATACCTTCTATAAGCAGAAAGGTCGTGCCTTCATCGAGATTCTGAAAGAGCGAATTCGCGCTGCGGGTTATGACTACGTTCTACTGGATAGCAGAACAGGCCTGACGGATATCTTCTATGTAACAGCGTTCGATTTCGCCGACACGGTAGTGATGATGTCCGGTATGAATCGCCAGAATGTAGCAGGCATCCGGAAAGCGTACGAGCTGTTGCAGTCGCCGGAGGCGTTGAGTCACTACGGACATCGCCAGCTTCTTCTCGTCGCGTCCCCTGTCCCTGATGTTCCGCTGGATGACAGGAGAAGGCGCCAGAATGACATTCGCATTGAATGGCCCGAGGCTCCGCCGTTCGACGTTTACATTCCATACGTCGCTGAACTGGCCTTAACCGAGAGGCTTTTATCGCGTGAGGCCGACGACTTGGGGCAGCCCACGCCATATGGGCAACAATGTGCCGATCTGACGAGTCGTATTGTGAATCGGACCGCGTCTGCACCGTCGTCCGGCATCAAGCCAAGCAATCCATTTTCCATTGTCCGTCGAGATTATATTTCCGAGGATGACTTAGTCAGATACTACGTTGACCCGGGCAACGTCACAGTTGGCGCGCTTCAGGAGTTTCCGCCTGTCATCGTCACCGGCGCGCGCGGCTCTGGCAAGACTACGTTGGCATCGATTTTTTCCTTGGACGCTTGGCATGCGCGGGCTCGCGCGGATGGCACAGTCTCGCCTCGCGATATGCCATCACAAATTGGTCTGTATTTTCGTATCGACGCAGACATCCTTCGTGGTTTCGCGCCTTCGGACGAAGAGAGCAAGCTTAACGAGCGACTCTTTAATCAATACCTCGACTTGACCATCACCCAAAAGGCAATTCGAGTTTTGGACAAAGTTTGGCCATTGGAGAAGTGGCTGGACGAACAGCGATTCTTCACGCGGATGTATTCGCAGTTTGGGGTCGTGCCCGATAGTGGTGCTCTGAATAAGTCATCATTTTTGGATTTTATTGAGTCGCAGTTGACGCTTGTCACGCTGATTCTCAATAATCCGGATAGAAATTTCAATCAGCTTGTATTTGTTCAGCCTAATGCTTTGCTTAAAATATTGGCAAGTGAGGTCGGGCAATCTGAGTTGATGAGAGGGCGATATCTCGCTATCTCTATCGACGAATTTGAGAATTTTCTTCCGTTCCAGCAGCGAGTTGTTAATACGCGCCTCAAGCAAACGAAACGGGAGGATGGGGTCACGTGGCGCCTCTTTGCACGCTCGGAGGTTTTTCTAACGTCTGAAACTCTTGCTCATGAGCAGCGAATTGAAGAAACGCATGATTTTCGGTCGTACTCGCTTGACGATGTGACATTCGATGAGTTCGAGGTCCATGTTACGCGTGTAGCAAATCGGCACCTTGAGCTGAGTCCGTTTTTTAGGGCGCTTGGGATTAACGACATACAGCAACTGCTTGCCTCTATGTCGGACGAAGAGGAGGCTCAGCTTTTAAAAGCGTCAGGGCGTAAACTGAGACCGCTTCTCGACTGGGTGCATAGATATTACCCGGGTGATGAGAAGATTATTTCGGAATTTGTTGAGGGCGAGCCAAATTTCTTGCGTGCCGCGACGGCTGTTGTCGTCATGAACCAGGGGGCAACTACCGTCGGACTGAAGAGCCCTCCATCGGTTATCGCAGAGTTCCAACAGGACGGGGCTGCTTCACGCAATTGGTACTCCAACTATAAGCGGGGCGCATTGTTCTGGCTCTGCACCTTGTACCGAAAGAACAAGCAATACGCTGGTACCGCCGCTCTATTGGGTTTGTCTGGGCGGAACATGCGCTACTTCCTGGATTTCTGCAATCGAGTGGTCGCTGAATGGCTTACGACATACGATTCGCGAGGTGTGGCGCCCCTTCTCCCGATATTGCCCCAAATTCAGGACCAAGCAATTCGAAGTCAAGCGCTTGATTATCAGCGAAATGTTCAGCGTACCGATAAGAGCGCAAGGCAGTTGTATCAGCTAATTGAACGCCTGGGAAGAGTATTTGAGGCTGCTCACAAGAGTCCCAAGCAAAGTGAGCCAGAGATAAATCACTTCTCAATTAAAGAGACAGTGGCCCTTAGTGATGAGAAGATTGCTGAATTAGATAAATATCTGCGCGATGCTGTTTTTGAGGATGTGTTAAAGCAGCTGCCAGGAACGAAGCAGAAGAATCTTCGTAGTGCGCGGTTAGATGCATGGCAGTTGGCGCCAAGATTTGCACCACTCTTTGATTTGTCGACTCGAAAGAAAAAGAGTCTGGATTTGACGGATGAAGACCTTTACATAATTTTTTCTGGATCCGATGACGACTGGGGGCGATTGTTTAATCGATTCAGAAATCGATTCAATGTTGGCGAGGTTGTTGCGAATGTTGTCACCGAAAATCAAGAGTCGTACACGATTCAGCCCAAGCTTTTTTAG
- a CDS encoding sensor histidine kinase: protein MKEQAAAPPAGGAPRGDRGVDAEPYDTIGDPHRQEASSVKRRLFILVVLAAALAAACALTWTITWQRGVAELQRNAAVRVDRTTNALKSTLDRYESLPYLLGSHPYVQDLLAEPKRADFTARANRYLEDLNEHAHATVTYVIGADGLCVAASNWRAPDSFVGIEYRFRPYFIDALNGQVGRFFGIGTISRDPGYYISQPVWRDGKIAGVVVVKLNLEWFQGADASEPLVVMDDHGVVFLSSVPAWKYHTLHPLTGPVAASIYETRQYAQQPVTPLPLRVEQVLGADAEIVRLGPGLRAPRFLASKRRIGEPDWLLVTLAPLAPIDADARNATIVTGFGFVSVALLAFYWRMRRARVREMIRGRALLQQAYAELNRRVEERTADLSEANEQLQKEVGDRIRAEQELRAAHDELIQASKLAALGQMAAGITHELNQPLAALRSFSDNTRVLLDRGDQAAARENLEAIAALTERMGKITNQLKLFVGRAKPRNEQALVVRALRSVLSLLGDRLRGVGLTLTLQDATVSPAHDAPLDLARDYPELVARCEDLRLEQVLINLLGNALDAVAGVAAPAIEVTVAVSVATLAIEVRDNGSGIAPDLLPRLFEPFFTTKEMGRGLGLGLAISSSIASDAGGALTARNAPSGGALFVLTLRRARTHHPDSVSEPAGSHQASRP, encoded by the coding sequence ATGAAGGAGCAGGCGGCGGCACCGCCCGCAGGCGGCGCGCCGCGCGGCGACCGGGGCGTTGATGCGGAGCCCTATGACACAATAGGCGATCCGCATCGCCAGGAAGCCTCGTCCGTGAAGCGCCGCCTGTTCATCCTCGTCGTGCTTGCCGCCGCGCTCGCGGCGGCGTGCGCGCTGACGTGGACCATCACGTGGCAGCGCGGCGTCGCCGAGCTGCAGCGCAACGCCGCGGTGCGCGTCGACCGCACCACCAACGCGCTCAAGAGCACGCTCGATCGCTACGAATCGCTGCCCTATCTGCTCGGCAGCCATCCGTACGTGCAGGACCTGCTCGCCGAGCCGAAGCGCGCCGACTTCACCGCGCGCGCGAACCGCTATCTCGAAGATCTCAACGAACACGCGCACGCGACCGTCACCTACGTGATCGGCGCGGACGGCCTGTGCGTCGCTGCCAGCAACTGGCGCGCGCCCGACAGCTTCGTCGGGATCGAATATCGCTTCCGGCCGTATTTCATCGACGCGTTGAATGGCCAGGTCGGCCGCTTCTTCGGGATCGGCACGATCTCGCGCGATCCCGGCTACTACATCTCGCAGCCGGTGTGGCGCGACGGCAAGATCGCGGGCGTCGTCGTCGTGAAGCTCAATCTCGAATGGTTCCAGGGCGCCGACGCGTCCGAGCCGCTCGTCGTCATGGACGATCACGGCGTCGTGTTCCTGTCGTCCGTGCCCGCATGGAAATACCACACGCTGCATCCGTTGACGGGGCCCGTCGCCGCATCGATCTACGAGACGCGCCAGTATGCGCAGCAGCCCGTCACGCCGCTGCCGCTGCGCGTCGAGCAGGTGCTCGGCGCCGATGCGGAGATCGTGCGCCTCGGCCCTGGCCTGCGCGCGCCGCGCTTCCTGGCCAGCAAGCGGCGGATCGGCGAACCCGACTGGCTGCTCGTCACGCTCGCGCCGCTCGCGCCGATCGACGCCGACGCGCGCAATGCGACGATCGTCACGGGCTTCGGCTTCGTGTCGGTCGCCTTGCTCGCGTTCTACTGGCGGATGCGCCGCGCACGCGTGCGCGAGATGATCCGCGGCCGCGCGCTGCTGCAGCAGGCGTACGCGGAGCTGAACCGGCGCGTCGAGGAGCGCACGGCCGACCTGTCGGAGGCGAACGAGCAATTGCAGAAGGAAGTCGGCGACCGGATCCGCGCGGAACAGGAGCTGCGCGCCGCGCACGACGAACTGATCCAGGCGAGCAAGCTCGCCGCGCTCGGCCAGATGGCCGCCGGCATCACGCACGAACTGAACCAGCCGCTCGCGGCGTTGCGCAGCTTCTCGGACAACACGCGCGTGCTGCTCGATCGCGGCGACCAGGCGGCCGCGCGCGAGAACCTCGAGGCGATCGCCGCGCTGACCGAGCGGATGGGCAAGATCACCAACCAGCTGAAGCTGTTCGTCGGCCGCGCGAAACCGCGCAACGAGCAGGCGCTCGTCGTGCGCGCGCTGCGCAGCGTGCTGTCGCTGCTCGGCGACCGGCTGCGCGGTGTCGGGCTCACGCTGACGCTGCAGGATGCGACGGTGTCGCCCGCGCACGATGCGCCGCTCGACCTGGCGCGCGACTATCCGGAACTCGTTGCCCGCTGCGAGGACCTGCGCCTCGAGCAGGTGCTGATCAACCTGCTCGGCAACGCGCTCGACGCGGTCGCGGGTGTCGCGGCACCCGCGATCGAAGTGACGGTCGCGGTGTCGGTCGCGACGCTCGCGATCGAGGTGCGCGACAACGGTTCCGGCATCGCGCCCGACCTGCTGCCGCGGTTGTTCGAGCCGTTCTTCACGACCAAGGAAATGGGGCGCGGGCTCGGGCTCGGACTCGCGATCTCGTCGTCGATCGCGAGCGACGCGGGCGGCGCGCTGACTGCGCGCAATGCACCGTCCGGCGGCGCGTTGTTCGTCTTGACGCTGCGTCGCGCACGCACGCATCATCCGGACTCCGTATCCGAGCCGGCGGGCTCGCACCAGGCAAGCAGACCCTAG
- a CDS encoding methyltransferase has product MAGNKKTHNPNSLRFRQAKTRAEKLGQVPTPPSIAQLLASSVPADARRILDLGAGKGALAGSVLRRCLKSRALLVDIDAQAMSRLEDIAPSRTTTANLDVLRSPIVPQLRVGRSRPDVVVSNPPYAMARLGKASIDRVRCIFPEVQDQGGWLRSDVVFAAHAWSLLGRNGSFALIVASPIVTQPAFASVRRQLISGLSNLTVTQLEPKTFEKAEVDAFLITGRKTPSRGQNVTLQRCSQDGVVVGERAISIEDAMRRMDFGYHEAMTTMNADARHVIGTLATLQAAVIRGSRSKNQYAGMGLQAFHTSHFTTDAEELHLTGGQDGFQNAYRGDILVARVGSRCLTRQARVTAGEGLFTDCVYRIRVPDAHRALVWSTLNSDFGREWRQAHAVGNCAKHLTVGTLLTMPVLA; this is encoded by the coding sequence ATGGCTGGAAATAAGAAAACGCACAATCCAAATAGTCTTAGATTCAGACAGGCGAAGACGCGGGCAGAGAAACTCGGGCAAGTGCCTACGCCGCCTTCCATTGCTCAGCTGTTGGCTTCCAGTGTGCCGGCTGACGCCCGGCGCATACTTGACTTGGGCGCGGGTAAAGGGGCGCTGGCTGGCAGCGTTTTGCGGAGATGCCTGAAGAGTCGCGCGCTCCTTGTCGACATTGATGCGCAGGCTATGAGCCGGCTCGAAGATATCGCACCCTCGCGCACAACGACCGCGAATCTCGACGTGTTGCGGTCTCCCATCGTTCCCCAATTGCGGGTGGGGAGAAGCCGTCCCGATGTCGTCGTATCTAACCCTCCCTATGCGATGGCTCGACTTGGCAAAGCGTCGATTGACCGCGTTCGATGCATCTTTCCTGAGGTGCAGGACCAAGGCGGTTGGTTAAGAAGTGACGTTGTATTCGCGGCGCACGCTTGGTCTTTGCTCGGCCGAAACGGTTCTTTTGCGCTCATAGTCGCATCGCCCATCGTTACCCAGCCGGCGTTCGCATCTGTGCGGCGGCAGCTTATTTCAGGTCTTTCAAACCTCACGGTGACTCAGCTTGAGCCTAAGACATTCGAAAAGGCGGAAGTTGATGCCTTCTTAATCACCGGTCGCAAAACCCCTTCACGTGGGCAGAACGTTACGCTTCAACGTTGCTCTCAGGATGGAGTTGTTGTCGGGGAGCGCGCTATATCAATTGAAGATGCAATGCGGAGAATGGATTTCGGATACCACGAAGCCATGACAACGATGAACGCCGACGCAAGACATGTTATCGGCACGTTAGCTACATTGCAGGCTGCTGTTATCCGAGGTAGTCGCTCCAAAAATCAATATGCTGGTATGGGACTGCAGGCATTTCACACATCCCACTTTACGACTGACGCTGAGGAGCTTCATTTAACGGGGGGGCAGGATGGATTTCAAAATGCGTATAGAGGGGACATTTTGGTTGCTCGTGTTGGGTCGCGCTGCCTAACGCGGCAAGCTCGGGTTACGGCCGGCGAGGGGCTCTTTACCGATTGCGTTTATCGGATTCGTGTGCCTGACGCACATCGTGCGCTTGTTTGGAGCACGCTGAACAGTGATTTTGGCCGCGAGTGGCGTCAAGCGCATGCGGTGGGGAATTGTGCTAAGCATTTGACGGTTGGAACCCTGCTGACGATGCCAGTGCTAGCATAA
- a CDS encoding TlpA disulfide reductase family protein, whose protein sequence is MNTTPPAQRRTGPARYIVAAVVVAAIAVAGFFAFNGKSTVPDATFTLLSGQKVSTAGDLKGKVYLVNFWATSCATCMQEMPQMVDTYNRFKGQGLEFVAVAMNYDPPMYVANYAQTRQLPFKVALDDGSVAKQFGNVQLTPTTFVVDKDGKILKRYVGAPQFAELDALLKKALDSNAA, encoded by the coding sequence ATGAACACCACGCCTCCCGCCCAGCGCCGCACCGGCCCCGCCCGCTACATCGTCGCGGCCGTCGTCGTCGCGGCCATCGCCGTTGCCGGCTTCTTCGCGTTCAACGGCAAATCCACCGTGCCGGACGCCACGTTCACGCTGCTGTCGGGCCAGAAGGTGTCGACGGCCGGCGACCTGAAGGGCAAGGTCTACCTCGTGAACTTCTGGGCGACGAGCTGCGCCACCTGCATGCAGGAAATGCCGCAGATGGTCGATACCTATAATCGCTTCAAGGGTCAGGGGCTGGAATTCGTCGCGGTCGCAATGAACTACGATCCGCCGATGTACGTCGCGAACTATGCGCAGACGCGCCAGCTGCCGTTCAAGGTCGCGCTCGACGACGGCAGCGTCGCGAAGCAGTTCGGCAACGTGCAGCTCACGCCGACCACCTTCGTCGTCGACAAGGACGGCAAGATCCTGAAGCGCTACGTCGGCGCACCGCAGTTCGCGGAACTCGACGCGCTGCTCAAGAAGGCGCTCGACAGCAACGCGGCCTGA